A single genomic interval of uncultured Pseudodesulfovibrio sp. harbors:
- a CDS encoding dihydroorotase → MAKIDLIVRRAKLDGKDVDVFVSRGKIAEVKPSAESLEPGDARVEEAYGLQLMPSMTDAHVHLREPGFEYKEDVESGLRAAAWGGFSNIMCMANTKPVNDNDSVTELMLDKARKFWPKGPRLFPIGGLTKGLKGEELAPMAELARAGCVAFSNDGVPVKSTELFRRAMEYASDWDRVVIDHCEDPYLGVAAGVNEGEVSSRLGLAAQPDVAEALQVSRDILLAEYLDMPLHLAHISCRKSVDLIRFAKERGVRITAETAPHYLVLTEDYLEDEATEYDTNAKVNPPLRTKDDQQALFDALNDGTMDIFATDHAPHAGYEKETEFDLAPCGISGLDTALSTTWQLVADGKLKKDAFYRAWTTGPCGIFNLPVNTFQPGDPADFFLFDPEEEWTVVPETLYSKGKNTPLLGRTLKGRVKTHFIQGKKIV, encoded by the coding sequence ATGGCAAAAATAGATTTGATTGTTCGTCGGGCCAAGTTGGATGGTAAGGATGTGGACGTATTTGTTTCACGCGGCAAGATTGCCGAGGTGAAGCCGTCTGCGGAGTCTTTGGAGCCGGGTGATGCCCGTGTCGAGGAGGCGTATGGCCTTCAGCTGATGCCGAGCATGACGGACGCGCATGTGCATCTGCGCGAACCCGGATTCGAGTACAAGGAAGACGTGGAATCCGGCTTGCGTGCCGCGGCATGGGGCGGATTCTCGAACATCATGTGCATGGCGAATACTAAGCCGGTGAACGATAATGATTCGGTAACCGAACTGATGCTCGACAAGGCGCGCAAGTTCTGGCCGAAAGGACCGAGACTGTTCCCGATCGGCGGTTTGACCAAGGGGCTGAAAGGCGAGGAACTCGCCCCCATGGCCGAGCTGGCGCGGGCCGGATGTGTGGCATTCTCCAATGACGGCGTGCCCGTGAAATCCACGGAGCTTTTCAGGCGGGCAATGGAATACGCCTCGGATTGGGACCGGGTGGTGATCGACCATTGCGAGGACCCGTATCTGGGCGTGGCTGCCGGAGTGAACGAGGGCGAGGTGTCGAGCCGTCTCGGACTGGCGGCACAGCCGGACGTGGCCGAGGCACTCCAGGTGTCGCGGGATATCCTGCTGGCCGAATACCTGGATATGCCCCTGCACTTGGCGCATATTTCGTGCAGGAAGTCGGTGGACCTGATCCGGTTCGCCAAGGAGCGCGGCGTCAGGATCACGGCGGAAACCGCTCCACACTATCTGGTGCTGACCGAGGACTACCTTGAGGACGAGGCCACGGAATACGACACCAACGCAAAGGTGAATCCGCCGCTGCGGACAAAGGACGATCAGCAGGCGCTGTTCGACGCGCTCAATGACGGGACCATGGATATTTTCGCCACGGACCACGCCCCGCATGCGGGATATGAAAAGGAAACCGAGTTCGACCTCGCACCGTGTGGCATCAGCGGTCTGGACACGGCCCTGTCCACGACATGGCAGCTCGTGGCTGACGGAAAGCTGAAAAAGGACGCGTTCTACCGGGCGTGGACCACTGGTCCCTGCGGGATTTTCAACCTGCCGGTGAATACCTTCCAACCCGGTGACCCCGCGGATTTCTTCCTGTTTGATCCGGAAGAGGAGTGGACAGTCGTTCCTGAGACCTTATATTCGAAAGGTAAGAACACCCCGCTTTTGGGGCGCACCCTGAAAGGACGAGTAAAAACCCATTTCATTCAGGGCAAAAAAATTGTATAG
- a CDS encoding HD domain-containing protein — MSQPFKEAVGFCKTIMRNGYDAYVVNVRLQALTLDESGNEKELDICTEAGLDELQKYFPNIEESADKGTLGVLSEGGVKYYFYAADVDDASYTDEAVSTMTPRLLKRLEQRGDIPLSAVCPFIPKAKDMYADFADFSEGQIRFKGVPDQALKKDYSLAYRALRFAANFDKEIEANSWVAIVRNCRRVLDYVPMADFLDEWRKVEAECMHRFFELLFDSMLLHGLIPEIAALSRVKQIRNPEEEAEETVLQHTFDVMKAYPEELPYDWFGTVACLFHDIGKLYTAEFYEDRWNFLQHHRVGAKVTRKILKRLRFEEEDIDLICDLVKNHMRPHFMLTDKGIRRLRSLDEYPRVMEMVKADIKARDGSWREFNHNLKMAERADIPEDEIEPLLDGNQIMVLTDLKPGPVIGKIRDELLKAQIADDVNGLEQAEAFVKEYKIKNGL, encoded by the coding sequence ATGAGTCAGCCTTTCAAAGAAGCTGTCGGCTTCTGTAAAACCATCATGCGCAACGGCTATGACGCCTACGTGGTCAACGTCCGTTTGCAGGCGCTTACCCTGGACGAGTCCGGCAATGAAAAGGAACTCGACATCTGCACCGAAGCCGGACTGGACGAACTTCAGAAATATTTCCCCAACATTGAAGAGTCTGCGGACAAGGGCACTCTCGGCGTACTCAGCGAAGGCGGCGTGAAATACTATTTCTACGCAGCCGACGTGGACGACGCTTCCTACACCGACGAGGCCGTCTCCACCATGACGCCCCGTCTGCTCAAGCGTCTTGAACAGCGTGGCGACATCCCGCTGTCCGCTGTCTGCCCGTTCATCCCCAAGGCCAAGGACATGTACGCGGATTTCGCGGACTTCTCCGAAGGCCAGATTCGATTCAAGGGCGTGCCCGATCAGGCGCTCAAGAAGGATTATTCGCTTGCTTACCGCGCCTTGCGGTTCGCTGCCAACTTCGACAAGGAAATCGAAGCGAACTCCTGGGTCGCCATTGTCCGCAACTGCCGCCGCGTGCTCGACTACGTGCCCATGGCCGATTTCCTCGACGAGTGGCGCAAGGTCGAAGCCGAGTGCATGCACCGGTTCTTCGAACTGCTCTTCGATTCCATGCTCCTGCACGGTCTGATTCCGGAAATCGCCGCACTTTCCCGCGTCAAGCAGATCAGGAATCCCGAGGAGGAAGCCGAGGAAACCGTACTTCAGCACACGTTTGACGTGATGAAGGCGTACCCCGAAGAGCTGCCGTATGACTGGTTCGGTACTGTTGCCTGTCTCTTCCATGACATCGGCAAGCTGTATACCGCCGAATTCTATGAAGACCGCTGGAATTTCCTCCAGCATCATCGCGTGGGAGCCAAGGTCACCCGCAAGATTCTCAAGCGTCTGCGTTTCGAGGAAGAGGATATCGACCTCATCTGCGATCTCGTCAAGAATCACATGCGTCCCCATTTCATGCTCACTGACAAGGGCATCCGCCGCCTGCGTTCGCTCGATGAGTACCCGCGTGTCATGGAGATGGTCAAAGCCGACATCAAGGCCCGCGACGGTTCCTGGCGTGAATTCAACCATAACCTCAAGATGGCTGAACGTGCGGACATCCCCGAGGACGAAATCGAACCGCTTCTCGATGGAAACCAGATCATGGTTCTCACCGATCTCAAGCCTGGTCCGGTCATCGGAAAAATTCGCGACGAACTGCTCAAGGCGCAGATCGCGGACGACGTCAACGGTCTGGAACAGGCCGAAGCGTTCGTCAAGGAATACAAGATCAAAAACGGTCTGTAA
- a CDS encoding SpoIIE family protein phosphatase: MSKNTGRSYDELVAEVAELRAQLAAHEEQKVECKQFLHSEIEQLKEARERMGLANMIVENSPAVLFRREATEDAKLVYVSENISQWGYEAESFLRSEIRFRDIVLPEDIDPMAAEIEKFRGQDVEEYTQEYRILTRDGETRWVRDETSVIRDEDGERLFNQGVLMDITRRKEMEEALARSEFKFRNTIEGAGEGYLLLDADMKIIEVNDACCRMLGYSQEELLGRRPHDLATLEYRRFLERNQERFLRQDRRRFEGSLIHKDGHVVPILVNANILHDAQGEFLGNVAFVADLTEQKKALELAGEVQKSLLPERSPIIPGLDVAGSSIASEIAGGDYFDYLEGLDAENPSLTVAVGDISGHGVDAALLMTTARGFLRMRAAQPGSPSQIVTEMNRHLSNDLDGSGRFMTLFYLHLDPRNHSAQWVRAGHDPAMIYCPVLDEFTELGADACLPLGVTSDSVYAEQINDLHPGQIIAIGTDGIWEARDSSGTMFGKERFKEVLRGNAAKSSKEIMDAVFGAVREFTDGARPEDDITLVIVKYGFPE; the protein is encoded by the coding sequence ATGAGCAAGAACACAGGCAGATCATACGACGAACTGGTTGCCGAGGTTGCCGAACTTCGAGCGCAGTTGGCGGCGCATGAAGAGCAGAAAGTCGAATGCAAACAGTTTCTTCATTCTGAAATCGAGCAACTGAAAGAAGCGCGGGAGCGAATGGGGCTGGCGAACATGATCGTGGAGAACTCCCCGGCAGTGCTGTTCCGCAGGGAGGCCACGGAGGATGCCAAGCTTGTCTATGTTTCTGAAAATATCAGTCAGTGGGGATACGAGGCCGAGTCCTTTCTCCGGTCCGAAATCAGGTTCCGGGACATTGTGCTGCCGGAAGACATTGATCCTATGGCTGCCGAGATCGAGAAATTTCGCGGACAGGATGTCGAGGAGTATACGCAGGAGTACCGTATCCTCACTCGCGACGGCGAGACTCGCTGGGTGCGGGATGAGACTTCCGTCATTCGGGACGAAGACGGGGAGCGTCTATTCAATCAGGGTGTTCTCATGGACATCACCCGGCGCAAGGAAATGGAAGAGGCGCTGGCCCGGAGTGAGTTCAAGTTTCGCAATACCATTGAGGGTGCGGGCGAAGGGTATCTGCTGTTGGATGCCGACATGAAGATTATTGAAGTGAATGACGCCTGTTGCCGGATGCTCGGTTACAGTCAGGAGGAGCTTCTTGGGCGGCGTCCTCATGATCTCGCCACGTTGGAATATCGGCGGTTTCTGGAGCGGAATCAAGAGCGGTTCCTGCGGCAGGACCGCCGCCGGTTCGAGGGGAGCTTGATTCACAAGGACGGCCATGTCGTACCGATTCTGGTCAACGCGAATATTTTGCATGATGCCCAAGGGGAATTCCTTGGCAACGTCGCGTTCGTGGCTGATCTGACCGAGCAGAAAAAGGCGCTTGAACTGGCGGGCGAGGTGCAGAAAAGCCTGCTGCCGGAACGGTCGCCGATCATTCCCGGCCTTGATGTAGCCGGTTCTTCCATTGCCAGCGAGATCGCGGGCGGGGACTATTTCGACTATCTGGAAGGGCTTGATGCGGAAAATCCGTCTCTGACCGTGGCCGTGGGAGATATCTCCGGGCACGGCGTGGATGCGGCCTTGCTCATGACCACGGCGCGGGGGTTCCTGCGTATGCGTGCGGCCCAGCCGGGAAGCCCGTCCCAGATCGTCACCGAGATGAATCGTCACCTGTCCAACGACCTTGACGGTTCGGGACGGTTCATGACGCTGTTCTACCTGCATCTGGACCCGCGGAATCATTCGGCCCAGTGGGTGCGGGCGGGGCATGACCCGGCCATGATCTACTGCCCGGTGCTTGACGAATTTACCGAACTCGGCGCGGATGCGTGCCTGCCGCTGGGCGTGACCAGTGACTCCGTTTATGCGGAGCAGATAAATGACCTGCATCCCGGCCAGATTATCGCCATCGGGACCGACGGCATCTGGGAGGCGCGCGATTCGTCCGGCACCATGTTCGGCAAGGAACGGTTCAAGGAAGTGTTGCGTGGGAACGCTGCAAAATCGTCGAAGGAAATCATGGACGCGGTATTCGGTGCGGTTCGTGAATTTACTGACGGTGCCCGTCCTGAGGATGACATTACGCTCGTCATTGTGAAGTACGGATTTCCCGAATAG
- a CDS encoding ubiquinone/menaquinone biosynthesis methyltransferase: MAGSECDSATGATTHAEHGRRVADMFGRIAGWYDFLNHFLSMGQDIYWRYRLAKAARPKPGETVLDLAAGTMDVSVELMRQYPECKVAALDFALPMLESGKGKKLKDGREDVIFPVQADGRALPLPDECMGAATIAFGIRNILPREDAYREFFRVLKPGSRLCILEFGTGSKRVWKGLYNFYLDKLLPFIGDRVSGDPGAYRYLAETIKTFPDERALAKEMVDAGFERVYHVPMMSGIVYLHVGEKPAKKARAAASKKSGKTTAKKTTTSKSGRKK; the protein is encoded by the coding sequence ATGGCTGGATCAGAATGTGATTCCGCTACCGGGGCCACGACCCATGCCGAACACGGCAGGCGCGTGGCCGACATGTTCGGCCGTATTGCCGGATGGTATGATTTCCTGAACCATTTCCTGTCCATGGGGCAGGACATCTATTGGCGTTATCGCCTTGCCAAGGCCGCCCGTCCGAAACCGGGCGAGACCGTTCTCGATCTCGCTGCCGGGACCATGGACGTCTCCGTCGAACTCATGCGCCAGTATCCCGAGTGCAAGGTCGCGGCTCTTGATTTCGCGCTGCCCATGCTTGAGTCCGGCAAGGGCAAGAAGCTGAAAGACGGTCGTGAGGACGTGATCTTTCCGGTGCAGGCCGACGGACGCGCACTGCCGCTGCCTGACGAGTGCATGGGCGCGGCGACCATTGCCTTCGGCATCCGCAACATCCTTCCGCGTGAAGATGCCTACCGTGAGTTCTTTCGGGTGCTCAAGCCGGGGTCTCGGTTGTGCATTCTCGAGTTCGGCACCGGTTCCAAGCGGGTGTGGAAAGGGCTGTACAATTTTTATCTCGACAAGCTGCTGCCGTTTATCGGCGACCGTGTTTCCGGTGATCCGGGTGCTTACCGGTATCTTGCCGAAACCATCAAGACGTTCCCGGACGAGCGGGCGCTGGCCAAGGAAATGGTAGACGCCGGATTCGAGCGGGTTTATCACGTGCCCATGATGTCGGGCATCGTGTACCTGCACGTGGGTGAGAAGCCCGCGAAAAAGGCACGGGCTGCGGCTTCGAAAAAGTCGGGAAAGACGACCGCGAAAAAGACTACAACGTCAAAGAGCGGCCGAAAGAAATAA
- a CDS encoding DUF2065 domain-containing protein, whose amino-acid sequence MNIDWSLLFTALGLAFVFEGIPYFLFAERMPLMLLKLAQQPPKFLRFIGLAAMILGLLIISFGRSLTL is encoded by the coding sequence ATGAACATCGACTGGTCGCTTTTATTTACCGCGTTGGGTCTGGCCTTCGTCTTTGAAGGCATCCCCTATTTTCTCTTTGCAGAGCGCATGCCGCTCATGCTTTTGAAGCTGGCTCAGCAGCCGCCCAAATTTCTCCGGTTCATCGGACTGGCGGCCATGATTCTCGGACTTCTGATTATTTCTTTCGGCCGCTCTTTGACGTTGTAG
- a CDS encoding nucleotide sugar dehydrogenase, with product MDMITFGNLQDKTDAIAVVGLGYVGLPLAVALGRHFKVIGVDVSQKRVDELNERYDRTGEVDFTTVGEDVDLTFSADLADLEKTRLILVAVPTPIDEYRSPDLRPVTGASGSVGKHLQPGSVVVYESTVYPGLTEEICVPILEKESGLKCGTEFCVGYSPERINPGDKVHRLETIVKVVAGQDEVTGKLLQDVYGTIIEAGTHLAADIRTAEAAKVIENTQRDLNIALMNELAMIFDRMGIDTLDVLEASGTKWNFLPFRPGLVGGHCIGVDPYYLTFKAEAMGFHPQVILAGRQINDSMGKHIAESTVKRLIKADTKIKGARVGILGVTFKENVPDLRNTRVVDVIAELEDYGVETLVHDAMADPEEAREELGVTLRSMDEFTNLDAVILAVSHDEYKAIPVADIKTWFANPDNALVIDVKGFFDRAEVDAAGIDLWRL from the coding sequence ATGGATATGATCACTTTCGGAAATTTGCAGGACAAGACCGATGCCATTGCTGTTGTCGGCCTTGGGTATGTCGGGCTTCCTCTGGCCGTCGCCCTGGGACGTCATTTCAAAGTCATTGGCGTGGACGTCTCGCAGAAGCGCGTGGATGAACTGAACGAGCGGTATGACCGTACCGGCGAAGTTGATTTCACCACTGTGGGCGAGGACGTGGACCTGACGTTTTCCGCCGATCTCGCGGATCTTGAAAAGACCCGCCTCATCCTTGTGGCCGTTCCCACTCCCATCGACGAATACCGTTCGCCCGACCTGCGGCCCGTCACCGGTGCCAGCGGTTCCGTGGGCAAGCATCTCCAGCCCGGTAGTGTCGTGGTGTACGAATCCACGGTGTACCCCGGCCTGACCGAAGAAATCTGTGTGCCGATTCTCGAGAAGGAATCCGGCCTGAAGTGCGGAACGGAATTTTGCGTGGGCTATTCGCCCGAGCGTATCAATCCCGGCGACAAGGTTCACCGGCTCGAAACCATCGTCAAGGTGGTTGCCGGTCAGGACGAGGTCACGGGCAAGCTGTTGCAGGACGTCTACGGCACCATTATCGAGGCCGGGACGCATCTTGCTGCCGACATCCGCACGGCAGAGGCGGCCAAGGTTATCGAGAACACGCAGCGTGACCTGAACATCGCGCTCATGAACGAACTCGCCATGATTTTCGACCGGATGGGCATCGACACGCTGGACGTGCTGGAAGCCTCCGGCACCAAGTGGAATTTTCTCCCGTTCCGGCCCGGTCTGGTGGGCGGCCACTGCATCGGCGTGGACCCGTATTACCTGACCTTCAAGGCCGAGGCCATGGGCTTTCACCCGCAGGTCATCCTTGCCGGACGCCAGATCAACGACTCCATGGGCAAGCATATCGCCGAATCCACGGTGAAGCGGCTTATCAAGGCGGACACCAAGATCAAGGGCGCACGCGTGGGCATCCTCGGCGTGACCTTCAAGGAGAACGTGCCGGACTTGCGTAACACCCGCGTGGTGGACGTCATTGCCGAACTCGAGGACTACGGCGTGGAGACACTGGTCCATGACGCCATGGCCGATCCGGAAGAGGCGCGTGAAGAACTCGGGGTCACCCTGCGTTCCATGGACGAATTCACCAATCTCGATGCCGTGATACTTGCCGTGTCCCATGACGAGTACAAGGCTATTCCGGTGGCTGACATTAAGACATGGTTCGCCAATCCGGACAACGCGCTCGTCATTGACGTCAAGGGCTTCTTCGACCGTGCCGAAGTCGACGCTGCCGGCATCGATCTCTGGCGACTGTAG
- the mqnB gene encoding futalosine hydrolase has protein sequence MILIVTATPMEMKAAFGFAGAPSVSQGEFAEFEIGGHGVLLTVAGVGLVNTGIAMGRALGRSDVDGVVNLGIAGAYDVEEFPMTSTCYAWQETWPEYGLLEEDGSVDHKATGFPLGHVNDKPVWHRMKLNPVNDAEAMGLTLPETFLRASSMSVSGVTGGATRAGWLKIAYNADLENMEGFAAAYAAMQAGLPFLEVRTVSNLVGSRDSEDWDIKGALKALGTAAKGLFAGA, from the coding sequence ATGATTCTCATCGTCACCGCTACCCCCATGGAGATGAAGGCGGCCTTCGGCTTTGCCGGGGCACCGAGCGTCAGTCAGGGGGAGTTCGCCGAATTCGAAATCGGCGGGCATGGCGTCCTGCTGACCGTTGCCGGTGTCGGTCTGGTCAATACCGGAATCGCCATGGGACGGGCGCTGGGGCGGTCCGATGTGGATGGTGTGGTCAACCTCGGCATTGCCGGGGCTTATGACGTGGAAGAATTTCCCATGACGAGCACCTGCTACGCGTGGCAGGAGACATGGCCGGAATACGGACTCCTTGAAGAGGACGGCAGCGTGGATCACAAGGCCACGGGTTTTCCGCTCGGGCATGTCAACGACAAGCCTGTCTGGCACAGGATGAAGCTCAATCCGGTCAACGACGCCGAGGCCATGGGCCTGACCCTGCCGGAAACGTTTTTGCGTGCATCAAGCATGTCGGTCAGCGGTGTGACCGGTGGTGCGACGCGGGCCGGATGGCTCAAAATCGCGTACAATGCGGATCTTGAAAATATGGAAGGGTTTGCCGCCGCGTATGCGGCCATGCAGGCAGGTCTGCCGTTTCTCGAAGTCCGCACCGTGTCAAATCTGGTCGGCTCCAGAGACTCCGAGGATTGGGATATCAAGGGAGCGCTCAAGGCGCTCGGGACGGCGGCCAAAGGACTTTTTGCAGGGGCCTAG
- a CDS encoding polyprenyl synthetase family protein gives MNELLQYFQRELPGINGFLDAEADKLNGLVKGVAKHIIGSGGKRIRPMLTLLFARAMGYEKDDYHAIACSLELLHSATLLHDDYLDDAELRRGRTASHLVYGRTETILAGDALLALANEMAARYGQARLSWLLAKGIMETATGEIEEIEFSKDPSLDRDKYMEIIIGKTARLIECACRCGAALAGATPEQEDAAGEYGLNLGIAFQLVDDALDYASPTSETGKPEGGDLREGKVTLPLILLMEDGDGAGSEALLDALKDCSLTGAQCEALLEQVREGRYSEKTRDEAAAYVEKAKACLDGFAPGEELTVLRQAADYVLTRTK, from the coding sequence ATGAACGAACTTCTTCAGTACTTCCAGCGGGAGCTTCCCGGAATCAATGGTTTCCTCGACGCCGAGGCCGACAAGCTCAATGGGCTTGTCAAAGGTGTCGCAAAACACATCATAGGTTCCGGCGGCAAGCGCATCCGGCCCATGCTGACTTTGCTTTTCGCCCGAGCCATGGGTTACGAAAAGGATGATTATCACGCCATTGCCTGTTCTCTCGAACTGCTGCATTCGGCCACGCTGCTGCATGACGACTACCTCGATGACGCCGAACTGCGGCGGGGACGGACCGCGTCCCACCTCGTGTACGGGCGTACCGAGACCATTCTGGCGGGTGACGCCCTGCTGGCGCTCGCCAATGAAATGGCGGCACGGTACGGTCAGGCCCGTCTCTCGTGGCTGCTTGCCAAGGGCATCATGGAAACGGCCACGGGCGAGATCGAGGAGATAGAGTTTTCCAAGGACCCGTCCCTTGACCGTGACAAGTACATGGAGATCATCATAGGCAAGACCGCTCGGCTCATCGAGTGTGCCTGCCGGTGTGGTGCGGCCCTGGCCGGTGCCACTCCCGAACAGGAAGACGCTGCCGGTGAATACGGCCTGAATCTCGGCATCGCGTTCCAGCTCGTTGACGACGCGCTTGATTATGCATCCCCCACCTCCGAGACCGGCAAGCCCGAGGGCGGCGATCTCAGGGAAGGCAAGGTGACCCTGCCGCTGATCCTGCTCATGGAAGACGGCGACGGTGCCGGGAGCGAGGCGTTGCTTGATGCGCTCAAGGACTGTTCGCTCACGGGTGCCCAGTGCGAGGCGCTCCTTGAACAGGTGAGAGAGGGACGGTATTCGGAAAAGACCCGTGACGAGGCCGCCGCTTATGTGGAAAAGGCCAAGGCGTGTCTCGACGGTTTCGCGCCCGGTGAAGAGCTGACCGTTCTTCGGCAGGCCGCGGATTACGTGCTGACCAGAACCAAGTAA